In Sphaeramia orbicularis chromosome 3, fSphaOr1.1, whole genome shotgun sequence, a genomic segment contains:
- the depdc7a gene encoding DEP domain-containing protein 7 isoform X1, with protein sequence MHRTSEPGMAGKPFRATYIWGSIISNLHTHVEVKRRRHNLKSYHDCFLGSEAVDVVLAHITLNRFFSEEPVPRYKAVRLCQALMDSRVFEPVGIRVFGKEKRRPTFEDSSCRLYRFLSPANASSSLNNTTSHSTSTIESGYDSPSMNRNKNTNSPSRERREVLSYSTHSPAKTDKSLEDVIGHLNLSSTITPQMTNLGLSQEIVDEVWHQQAVSRLLQLIELPLLEDLLEGKEASKTLLRGMDSDPDLLYTSSYLDREVLKAFGEAQADEWMSSAVDCLEFLPDDKVVEVSRGLAGCAEDLTQCKKLLYGVLVQHYGHTQQPPLLSNQIFDIHSGISELLVNGKKELALEALQLSLKLQDSRSREELRRLLRFMSIAGKPQEVKLHKEIENRMAVKRAFSSAIVYSRRLSKGKVDLMVLFLMDKHCDLFKIPSTLHMMVSERIMNIVKGKDPDTLTGPAYCRRVSPKAYSENAQKTTKEELWSLLRTIHENQKISPNERRRLLGQFYKGHPEIFVQYFGSRLSSGNMLLQ encoded by the exons ATGCACCGGACATCAG AACCAGGCATGGCCGGAAAGCCTTTCCGGGCCACCTACATCTGGGGCAGCATCATCTCCAACCTCCACACTCATGTAGAAGTAAAGCGCCGACGTCACAACCTGAAGTCGTACCATGACTGCTTCCTGGGCTCAGAGGCCGTGGACGTGGTGTTGGCGCACATCACCCTCAACCGTTTCTTTAGCGAGGAGCCAGTGCCCCGTTACAAGGCTGTTCGTCTGTGTCAGGCCCTCATGGACTCAAGGGTGTTTGAGCCTGTGGGAATTCGAGTATTCGGGAAAGAGAAGAGGCGACCGACCTTTGAAGACAGTAGCTGCAGGTTGTACCGGTTCCTGAGTCCGGCCAATGCCTCCTCATCACTTAACAACACTACCTCTCACTCCACCAGCACCATAGAGAGTGGCTATGACTCTCCGAGCATGAACAGGAACAAGAACACCAATAGTCCTTCACGTGAAAG ACGAGAGGTGCTGAGCTACTCCACCCACTCCCCTGCAAAAACAGACAAATCACTGGAGGACGTGATAGGACACCTCAACCTCAGCTCAACCATCACCCCTCAGATGACCAACCTCGGCCTCTCACAAGAAA TTGTGGATGAGGTGTGGCACCAGCAGGCTGTGTCCAGACTACTGCAGCTGATAGAGCTCCCTCTTTTGGAAGATTTGCTGGAGGGCAAGGAAGCTTCGAAGACTCTCCTGCGTGGTATGGACAGTGACCCGGATCTGTTGTACACATCGAGTTACCTAGACAGGGAAGTCCTCAAGGCCTTTGGTGAAGCACA GGCTGATGAGTGGATGTCATCTGCGGTGGACTGCCTGGAGTTTCTACCTGATGATAAGGTGGTGGAGGTCAGTCGAGGTTTAGCCGGTTGTGCTGAGGACCTGACTCAGTGTAAGAAGCTGCTCTACGGAGTCCTGGTCCAGCATTACGGACACACGCAACAGCCACCTCTGCTCAGCAACCAGATTTTTGACATACACTCCGGCATCTCTGAGCTACTTG TGAATGGGAAGAAGGAGCTAGCACTGGAGGCTCTGCAGCTCAGCCTGAAGTTGCAGGACTCCAGGAGCAGGGAGGAACTTCGCAGACTCCTGAGATTCATGTCGATTGCCGGTAAACCACAGGAGGTGAAGCTGCACAAGGAG ATTGAGAACAGGATGGCAGTGAAAAGGGCGTTTTCAAGCGCCATTGTGTACAGCAGAAGACTGTCCAAAGGAAAGGTCGACCTGATGGTTTTGTTTTTGATGGACAAACACTGTGATCTGTTCAAA ATTCCTAGTACATTGCACATGATGGTCAGTGAGAGAATAATGAATATAGTGAAAGGAAAGGATCCAGATACGCTCACAG GCCCAGCATACTGCAGAAGAGTCAGCCCTAAAGCATACTCAGAAAATGCACAGAAAACCACTAAAGAAGAACTGTGGTCTTTACTCCGTACCATCCACGAGAATCAGAAGATCTCCCCAAATGAAAGGAGGCGACTGCTGGGACAGTTTTATAAAGGCCACCCAGAAATTTTTGTTCAGTACTTTGGAAGTAGATTATCCAGTGGCAACATGTTGTTACAGTAA
- the depdc7a gene encoding DEP domain-containing protein 7 isoform X2, with protein sequence MAGKPFRATYIWGSIISNLHTHVEVKRRRHNLKSYHDCFLGSEAVDVVLAHITLNRFFSEEPVPRYKAVRLCQALMDSRVFEPVGIRVFGKEKRRPTFEDSSCRLYRFLSPANASSSLNNTTSHSTSTIESGYDSPSMNRNKNTNSPSRERREVLSYSTHSPAKTDKSLEDVIGHLNLSSTITPQMTNLGLSQEIVDEVWHQQAVSRLLQLIELPLLEDLLEGKEASKTLLRGMDSDPDLLYTSSYLDREVLKAFGEAQADEWMSSAVDCLEFLPDDKVVEVSRGLAGCAEDLTQCKKLLYGVLVQHYGHTQQPPLLSNQIFDIHSGISELLVNGKKELALEALQLSLKLQDSRSREELRRLLRFMSIAGKPQEVKLHKEIENRMAVKRAFSSAIVYSRRLSKGKVDLMVLFLMDKHCDLFKIPSTLHMMVSERIMNIVKGKDPDTLTGPAYCRRVSPKAYSENAQKTTKEELWSLLRTIHENQKISPNERRRLLGQFYKGHPEIFVQYFGSRLSSGNMLLQ encoded by the exons ATGGCCGGAAAGCCTTTCCGGGCCACCTACATCTGGGGCAGCATCATCTCCAACCTCCACACTCATGTAGAAGTAAAGCGCCGACGTCACAACCTGAAGTCGTACCATGACTGCTTCCTGGGCTCAGAGGCCGTGGACGTGGTGTTGGCGCACATCACCCTCAACCGTTTCTTTAGCGAGGAGCCAGTGCCCCGTTACAAGGCTGTTCGTCTGTGTCAGGCCCTCATGGACTCAAGGGTGTTTGAGCCTGTGGGAATTCGAGTATTCGGGAAAGAGAAGAGGCGACCGACCTTTGAAGACAGTAGCTGCAGGTTGTACCGGTTCCTGAGTCCGGCCAATGCCTCCTCATCACTTAACAACACTACCTCTCACTCCACCAGCACCATAGAGAGTGGCTATGACTCTCCGAGCATGAACAGGAACAAGAACACCAATAGTCCTTCACGTGAAAG ACGAGAGGTGCTGAGCTACTCCACCCACTCCCCTGCAAAAACAGACAAATCACTGGAGGACGTGATAGGACACCTCAACCTCAGCTCAACCATCACCCCTCAGATGACCAACCTCGGCCTCTCACAAGAAA TTGTGGATGAGGTGTGGCACCAGCAGGCTGTGTCCAGACTACTGCAGCTGATAGAGCTCCCTCTTTTGGAAGATTTGCTGGAGGGCAAGGAAGCTTCGAAGACTCTCCTGCGTGGTATGGACAGTGACCCGGATCTGTTGTACACATCGAGTTACCTAGACAGGGAAGTCCTCAAGGCCTTTGGTGAAGCACA GGCTGATGAGTGGATGTCATCTGCGGTGGACTGCCTGGAGTTTCTACCTGATGATAAGGTGGTGGAGGTCAGTCGAGGTTTAGCCGGTTGTGCTGAGGACCTGACTCAGTGTAAGAAGCTGCTCTACGGAGTCCTGGTCCAGCATTACGGACACACGCAACAGCCACCTCTGCTCAGCAACCAGATTTTTGACATACACTCCGGCATCTCTGAGCTACTTG TGAATGGGAAGAAGGAGCTAGCACTGGAGGCTCTGCAGCTCAGCCTGAAGTTGCAGGACTCCAGGAGCAGGGAGGAACTTCGCAGACTCCTGAGATTCATGTCGATTGCCGGTAAACCACAGGAGGTGAAGCTGCACAAGGAG ATTGAGAACAGGATGGCAGTGAAAAGGGCGTTTTCAAGCGCCATTGTGTACAGCAGAAGACTGTCCAAAGGAAAGGTCGACCTGATGGTTTTGTTTTTGATGGACAAACACTGTGATCTGTTCAAA ATTCCTAGTACATTGCACATGATGGTCAGTGAGAGAATAATGAATATAGTGAAAGGAAAGGATCCAGATACGCTCACAG GCCCAGCATACTGCAGAAGAGTCAGCCCTAAAGCATACTCAGAAAATGCACAGAAAACCACTAAAGAAGAACTGTGGTCTTTACTCCGTACCATCCACGAGAATCAGAAGATCTCCCCAAATGAAAGGAGGCGACTGCTGGGACAGTTTTATAAAGGCCACCCAGAAATTTTTGTTCAGTACTTTGGAAGTAGATTATCCAGTGGCAACATGTTGTTACAGTAA